From a single Maniola hyperantus chromosome 3, iAphHyp1.2, whole genome shotgun sequence genomic region:
- the LOC117996691 gene encoding glutamine synthetase 1, mitochondrial-like, whose translation MESFVKCFCKLQNHVGKFSISKRYMLKQSINHIMSKKVMDRYIRLPMPCNKVLATYCWIDGSGINMRCKDRILNCTPHSADVAPGWGFDGSSCGQASTDNSDVTLKPCAVYRDPFRLEPHVIVLNEVYLADGKPASTNHRKFCNDLCEAHRSEEPWFGLEQEYTMLDVDGWGLGWPKGGGFPAVNYEFSYCGVGAKYIAGRDVSEAHSKCCLYAGCDFEGTNAEVMFACWEWQIGTTIGIKAPDDLWMSRYLMSRVAEDYGVVITYHPKPMGPKHPGVGMHHNFSTKRMRSDGGYKFIEECIKKLEKNHMKHMKQYGADEQTNRMRLSGKFETAPFDKFSWGIANRKASIRLQRNIKEKGKGFMEDRRPAGDCDPYLVCGLLMDTCLGSASGGGGKGKKIC comes from the coding sequence atgGAGAGCTTCGTAAAGTGCTTTTGTAAACTGCAAAACCATGTGGGCAAATTTTCTATATCAAAAAGGTATATGCTCAAACAATCTATTAATCATATTATGAGTAAAAAAGTAATGGACAGGTATATAAGACTCCCAATGCCCTGCAATAAGGTTTTGGCAACATACTGCTGGATCGACGGATCAGGTATCAACATGAGATGTAAGGATAGAATTTTGAACTGTACTCCTCACAGCGCCGACGTAGCACCCGGTTGGGGTTTTGATGGGAGTTCCTGTGGTCAAGCCTCCACCGATAACTCTGACGTGACCTTGAAGCCTTGTGCGGTATATAGAGACCCGTTCAGACTAGAGCCCCATGTGATTGTGCTCAATGAAGTGTATTTGGCAGACGGTAAACCAGCTTCTACTAATCATAGGAAATTCTGCAATGATCTTTGCGAAGCACATAGATCTGAAGAGCCATGGTTTGGTCTAGAGCAGGAGTATACGATGTTGGATGTTGACGGCTGGGGATTGGGCTGGCCTAAAGGAGGCGGTTTCCCTGCTGTTAATTATGAGTTTTCTTACTGTGGAGTAGGAGCTAAATATATAGCTGGGAGAGATGTAAGTGAAGCTCATTCAAAGTGCTGCTTGTATGCGGGATGTGATTTTGAGGGCACCAATGCCGAGGTTATGTTCGCTTGCTGGGAGTGGCAAATAGGTACAACCATAGGTATAAAAGCTCCAGATGACTTGTGGATGTCACGATATCTTATGTCTCGAGTAGCTGAAGACTACGGCGTAGTTATAACTTACCATCCAAAGCCCATGGGACCGAAACATCCTGGTGTGggtatgcatcataattttagTACAAAAAGAATGCGTTCTGATGGTGGTTACAAGTTCATCGAGGAATGTATCAAAAAATTAGAAAAGAATCATATGAAACACATGAAACAATATGGTGCTGATGAGCAAACAAATCGCATGCGATTGTCTGGGAAGTTCGAGACGGCACCTTTTGATAAGTTTTCTTGGGGAATAGCGAATAGAAAAGCCTCTATTCGTCTACAAAGAAACATAAAAGAGAAAGGCAAAGGTTTCATGGAGGACCGAAGACCGGCTGGAGACTGCGACCCCTACCTTGTTTGTGGGTTGTTGATGGATACATGCCTAGGATCAGCAAGTGGTGGAGGTGGCAAAGGCAAGAAAATATGTTAG
- the LOC117996693 gene encoding SERPINE1 mRNA-binding protein 1-like, producing the protein MENSYGVGIVNRYALFLDDESDPLDAIKAREQAKEQKKKTKDAEKENKGKPEVKPKGGSVVVRKGIKETQNVKSVENKSGDQQKNKGPPRTTDRNTERPPPRRREERPQNGAVESKEGARPPRRDFGDRRPNFERRNFNENPDGGERRGPRPPREPREGQRGPRPGYDGRGKREFDRRSGSDKTGVKPVDKREGAGPHNWGTIKDDLDELNKTGSEGEAAEEKPADVAAAGDGQQPEPERAPPAEEEPRELTLDEYKALRNAQRAQPQYNLRKAGEGEDLSQWKNLVLLEKKKEAEQAEHEEEDEEEYDIADYPQRVGRQKRVLGIEFTFNDTARRGGTGGRGGRGRGRGRGGRGGGAPGGGVPREPEAPPEERPVVRSQVAPPKVDDSKDFPSLS; encoded by the coding sequence ATGGAGAATTCCTACGGTGTGGGAATAGTGAATAGATACGCTCTTTTCCTGGACGACGAGTCCGATCCTCTTGATGCTATAAAAGCTCGAGAGCAGGCAAAAGAGCAAAAAAAAAAGACCAAAGATGCCGAGAAGGAGAACAAGGGTAAACCCGAGGTCAAACCTAAAGGCGGCAGTGTCGTTGTGAGGAAGGGAATCAAAGAAACCCAAAATGTGAAGTCTGTGGAAAATAAAAGTGGCGATCAACAGAAGAACAAAGGTCCGCCGCGAACGACCGATCGCAATACGGAGAGACCACCCCCGCGTCGTCGCGAAGAGCGCCCTCAAAACGGAGCCGTCGAGAGCAAGGAAGGAGCCAGGCCCCCCCGCCGCGATTTCGGCGACCGGAGGCCTAACTTCGAACGACGCAACTTCAACGAGAACCCCGATGGAGGCGAGCGTAGGGGCCCCAGGCCTCCGCGCGAGCCACGCGAAGGTCAGCGCGGCCCCAGGCCGGGCTACGACGGCCGAGGCAAGAGGGAGTTCGATAGGCGGTCGGGCTCGGACAAGACGGGCGTTAAACCCGTCGACAAACGCGAAGGGGCCGGTCCCCACAACTGGGGAACGATCAAAGACGACTTGGACGAGCTGAACAAGACGGGTTCCGAGGGCGAGGCGGCCGAGGAGAAGCCCGCCGACGTGGCGGCGGCTGGCGACGGCCAACAGCCCGAGCCCGAGCGTGCGCCGCCGGCCGAGGAGGAGCCGCGTGAGCTCACGCTGGACGAGTACAAGGCGCTGCGCAACGCGCAACGCGCGCAGCCGCAGTATAACCTGCGCAAGGCGGGCGAGGGCGAGGACCTGAGCCAGTGGAAGAACCTCGTGCTGCTGGAGAAGAAGAAGGAGGCCGAGCAAGCCGAGCACGAGGAGGAAGACGAGGAGGAGTACGATATCGCCGACTACCCGCAGCGCGTAGGACGCCAGAAGCGCGTGCTGGGCATCGAGTTCACGTTCAACGACACGGCGCGGCGTGGTGGCACGGGTGGCCGCGGCGGCCGGGgccgcgggcgcgggcgcggaggTCGCGGTGGAGGCGCCCCGGGCGGTGGAGTGCCGCGCGAGCCGGAGGCGCCGCCCGAGGAGCGGCCAGTGGTGCGCAGCCAAGTCGCTCCACCCAAGGTGGACGACAGCAAGGATTTCCCCTCTCTCAGCTAG